The nucleotide window GTTTGACATCCAAATTAAAAAGCTGTTTTCTTTTGGCAACCAACAATTATTGGTTATTCTGTCTTGTATTTATACATTATGTATATGTGTTGCTTGTTGCTATTTAGTGTCGCTATTTAGTTTACAAACCTTAAAGGGATGTCTGATGCTGGGGGTGCTCTGTAGGATGTAATTCGTCATAAGGGTTGCATGACTGGACTAGACCATTCATGTTCACGTGTTCATATTGCTTATTTGCTTAAAAGGGAAACtcttgatctgatcttaaatacattgcactttctaaaatgcttttttaactttgcctttattttccatctattttactcattttttgcatgttttcttttacttatctattattgtattgtatgacaatctttatatgtgaagcaatttgagtctgccttgtgaaaagtgctatataaataaagttgccttgcctaaaataatattttccatcttttttgGCCATGTCCTGAGAATTGAATATGAGTCATATGACACTATGTTATCGACCTTCAGTGCATTCGATAATTAAACACTGACAATGTCATCAGAATTTTCTACTTAAACAACCATACTGTTTTTTGTTATGGGTCAGTTGGAGCATTAGACAACCATGCTTGACGAAGGTAATGACACTGCTGGAACTTTGTTCCTCTGAAACTCATCACCATTGCAATTAAGACCTGGTGAGACGCCACATCATTAGGTCAGACCACAGGCAGAGAGGTACTACTACAGATCATCACAacttcaaaccattgaacacaATGCAGGATCTTTTTGATAATAGCTCAGATTTTGTCTGTacatttgtttcttttttgggcGGGACTATAGAATATAATAATAAGCAAAGCAAACAAGTCGTTTTTTTGGTGTCCCTTCATAATTATGTCTCTCTTGGTTGTAGGTGCGGCTGGTCTGGGGGCAGTGGCTACTGCTGCAACTGCTAgtgcaggagcagcagctgcacTGGCTCTGAAAGAGGCTCTAGAATCAGCTGCAACTTAATCGATATGCTCCCCTCTTGTCAAACAGATTTCTTAATTAGGTTTTAGTTATTTGCAATGGGCTTCACAGAATTCCTTCTAAAcaatggctcagataacccccactgtctcgttgtggaaatacaagagacgtccgacaagaaacactcgcgatagtgtgtgcatacacacacacacacacacacacacacacacacacacacacacacacacacacacacacacacacacacacacacacacacacacacacacacacacacacacacacacacacacacacacacacacacacacacacacacacacacacacacacacacacacacggcgcacATGTcgcggtcgtgtctcattggcaggccaacgtctctgggcgggccaggcagagtaaggggaggagctgagatgctttatgacgacataaataaagacattccaaatcagggcgcttgagcctccgttttttcaaaggcgagcagacagctagtgctcgttttacaccaaacgcaagttttagccactgggggaccattggcaggctaggggaactcatatttatgttagaaaacctcataaagtgagattttcatgtcatgggacctttaaacgttggtcgttggtaactgtaaacaaagaaatcgcattttgtttaactgctaactaacaaacgggtttatgcgttcactgaacaaagattatggaaataaaagaccacttttccatcagtaAAATcatcaggggcctcatgtactaaggttgcgtacgcacaaaaacgtggcgtacgtccttttccacgctcacgttcagatgtacaaaacgtgaaatgaccgtaaaaatgtgcggtccccacgccagctccagagctgtcgtacgcacgtttctacagctattgttcctttggagacacttagaggtgacgctgggaaactgggaaaaaaggtgaaaacaatgactcagagtgatttgcacatcagagacacactaatgaacaattaacacaccttgcaattatatgggtggctataaaagcatgcgcaatggatgaagaaaattgttttaaaaatggctgcgttagcgttgttagaggacatcgcaaatggtcaaatccgaagggcgctggagacgccggggccgacggagcaatccgtgccctctccttgcttgtctattcaaaaataaaaaattgaagttaataaacacgagtcaaagtctttaatatcctggcatctttacgcacgacttatgtgtattgcaagcagccaattgtatgaccagtataattacagcatttatgacttcagcatatttaccttggggatgatcggtgtccccttcatgggatcccaccactccggtgagagctgtgtcaccgatcaaagcggccactctcaaatcgaagggggagagttcccccactcccgtcccccctcctgttgcggtcacgcttcggcggtgggcagaaaccctccgcttcacctccaccttgaggtctgaccacttttttttaatttcagagtgtgtgcgctgctgagaccccactgcattgacggcctcgcaaacacgctcccactcacttctcttttgttttgcatttatccctgttgacagggttccaaatagcatatgcttgcgcatttctacctcgtggagcaaaatctcgagctcggactccgtgaagtttcgttttttgcctctgttcatggtgccaggtgatcggattaagaggtgaatctcaggtccagaggcctatttaaatgaaattgcatatttaaatgagggcgtggacagggaggagtttggcacctcggcatatgctctcaattccacgttgatcgagatgtacaaaagaaacgtgcttggatccatgcgttcgcacactttgatacatctgaatttatttgtgcgtaagacagtttctgggttttggcgtacgccaagtttcagtatgaaatccacgcaagtcttagtacatgaggccccaggggtctcatttataaccgttgcgtacgcacaaaacggggctgaaagttgcgtgcgtgacttttcacgccaaggttgtgatctacaaaaaaccaacttgacgggaaaatgtgcgcagccctaagcaaactctgacccatgcgtacgcatggtttggaggaaaaggagaattggcgacacagacggtgtggtggtgaactgtcagaccgaagaattgcagagtgagaagaacgattaagttttatcatcgcccttcatcaaattaatttcaacccgtatcatgcgttaaatcctaatcagaataatttaagtccactgcgttatttctcagttataactccagaaatatctccttagaatagaaataaaaagaaattctctatatttaatcccgtcactccatactgtccactgacggcgcgactgcatggaataaagcatctgtccaacatgtgtcaataacataatatttttatgtgacactgtaaacacatgatcaaatgtcaattaaatcccaagtgtgaaaaaccaagccacactcatcacaatcgttgtccgttactcttgatgcttttcatgacaaatcaggcattaaaaaggggttatgttcaagaacattttacgtgggtaattacaaactgattatccaaggcgttctcgtcagtcttattaccgtaaccctataaatacagaggtgagcgccgtggtaatgctgcaccatatggcacttctggcggaccatgcaggattcggagggagagggtatttagggaccataacgatttattggtaggctacataaaaatatgtaactctatgtcagaccacttcttttttaattctggcactgtgctactgacagagttcactgctgcagcaacatgttgccactcactctgctttttgttgttggcgattccaatcccgtgaccgccgaacaaaactacctttcgggcctccatctcacccacaagtgtctccacttcaacctccgtgaaatttcgcttttttgattttctcagtacttctgccattgtttccaacaagacataataccggcatctgagtctgttttatatgcagatcgcattcatgaggtcatttgcattgaccatttatggttaaaaaggggcgcgtagagggcggaacgtgaagctgattcagctgcgcacaattgtagtcagtatgtgatttatagatcaaagattgcgtacaggtgtgcgtacgcagtgttttataaatccgaatattttttggcgcacgcaaaactttgcttctgggcgtacgcacatttttagtaacgatcccacgcacagttttataaatgagaccccagaaccgttattaccaacccatagacactaaaagccaaaacctttctcggATGcttgcacacccatcgcgagtgacggctacgcgcacacatgcacacccatagcgagtgacctAGGACGGAAAGTCCCGCCCAgggcgaagtggcgtcgatttagagagtccaaTTTCTATGTtagccactagagggcgctacAGCCTCGTGGATGGGAGTTCAAAGGTTAGTTACCTACCTGTTGGAGTCACATGATGTAGCTCAGTATGCAATGTCCGTGTATGAGTTTGAACCGAAATATTAAACAGTCAACTCTTCAGCATGAGTTCCTGAGTTAATCATAACCACAGAGTTAGGACTCATGaaatggtgtcagaagtgaccATTTCGGCTGAGTGATAGAAGAAACAAGTTTGGAGCGGCAAAATGGAGAAGTTTCAGGCGCTGGACCCGTTCGACTTCACCATGCCCGCGGCATGGCCGGCCTGGAGACAGAGTTTCTCTCGTTTTCGGATTGCATCAAAACTCAACCTAGAAGACGACAATGTGCAAGTAAACGTTCTACTGTATGCTATGGGAAAAGATGCAGTACCGATATTCAACACGTTCACGTTCGGAGACGATGAGGATGATTACTACAATAAGGTAATTAACAAGTTCCACGTGCATTTTGTGCCGAAGCGGAACACCATCCACGAACGTGCGTGTTTCAACAGACGTTCCCAGCTACAGGGGGAGAGTGTGGAGGCGTTCGTGAGACGTCTTTATGAACTGGCTGAATACTGTGACTTTGGAATAGCAAAGGATGAACACATAAGAGATCGCATCGTCGTTGGAATACTCGATAGCGAATTGTCGCAGAAGCTTCAACTGGAATCGGATTTAACTCTGGAAAAAGCAATCAGCATGACTCGTCAAGTA belongs to Gadus chalcogrammus isolate NIFS_2021 chromosome 5, NIFS_Gcha_1.0, whole genome shotgun sequence and includes:
- the LOC130383253 gene encoding uncharacterized protein LOC130383253 isoform X1; this encodes MEKFQALDPFDFTMPAAWPAWRQSFSRFRIASKLNLEDDNVQVNVLLYAMGKDAVPIFNTFTFGDDEDDYYNKVINKFHVHFVPKRNTIHERACFNRRSQLQGESVEAFVRRLYELAEYCDFGIAKDEHIRDRIVVGILDSELSQKLQLESDLTLEKAISMTRQSTSPSTPNKKKLVDSRNMGLLTAAVVGTLGAGGAVVAAPFVLGAAGFTAAGITAGSWAAGMMSAAAAANGGAVAAGSTVAVLQSLGAAGLGTAATAAVASVGGAAALALKGAINGIKSLVQTNNVN